A genomic segment from Bacillus thuringiensis encodes:
- a CDS encoding helix-turn-helix domain-containing protein, giving the protein MINEIGIHIRTLRTQKGIGLNTFAKQLGVSPAYLSNLETGKTDTIQLSLLQKLQDELHLITIDNSSLTLDETKYRIARASTLLHNLIQKDKALGYYLLETLEKGIDLSQASPILHNNDQDYYLQN; this is encoded by the coding sequence ATGATAAATGAAATTGGTATACACATTCGTACACTTCGCACTCAAAAAGGAATTGGATTAAACACTTTTGCAAAACAGCTTGGTGTATCACCAGCTTATTTAAGTAATCTTGAAACGGGAAAGACGGATACCATTCAACTTTCATTATTACAAAAGCTACAAGATGAGCTTCACCTCATTACAATAGATAATTCATCCTTAACCCTTGATGAAACAAAATATAGAATTGCTCGCGCAAGCACCCTATTACATAACTTGATACAAAAGGATAAAGCACTTGGATATTACTTATTAGAAACTTTAGAGAAAGGTATTGATCTATCTCAAGCTTCACCTATCCTCCATAACAATGATCAAGATTATTATTTACAGAACTAA
- a CDS encoding recombinase family protein produces the protein MYHPQELDVFIYLRKSRKDLEEEKKAIEHGQHYDTLERHRTQLLELAHKEHHNIIDIFEEVVSGEYISERPMMQKLLREVESGIADAVLVMDLDRLGRGDMVDQGTIYRVFCYSETFIITPTEIINPNDENQELTFSIKSLIAREELKTIVKRMQRGRRASAKEGKSISRVPAYGYLRDNNLKLYPDPEKSWVIPIIFKLMVNGMGRQAIAQELDRLGISPPKGEYWNPSTISSITKNEVYLGHIIWGKIRYTKQNGKYIRKKVPKERWQRHDNAHPPLVSEELFQKANMAHSKRWRPPTIKTKKLSNPLAGILLCELCGHSMLYQPRKDRPNPQVRCVQPSCKGIQKGAALALVEQRILDGLQQIIESFEIQKNMVEKKQSKNNIQLQQKAVERKEQQVNDLQKQKNKLHDLLEKGVYDIETFLERQKSIVLRLKTTQEEIEQLEQEIKYIAEKEKHMHEFVPKIRNVLEAYYVTEDIDKKNHLLKSVLEKATYLRKTTWNRRDEFVIELYTKI, from the coding sequence ATGTACCATCCACAAGAACTTGATGTATTCATCTATTTACGTAAAAGTCGAAAAGACCTTGAAGAGGAAAAAAAGGCGATAGAACATGGACAACATTATGATACACTTGAACGTCATCGTACTCAGTTATTAGAACTCGCTCATAAAGAGCATCATAATATTATTGATATCTTTGAAGAAGTTGTTTCCGGTGAATATATATCTGAACGACCTATGATGCAAAAACTTCTTCGTGAAGTAGAATCAGGTATCGCTGATGCAGTTTTAGTAATGGATTTAGACCGTCTTGGTCGTGGGGATATGGTAGATCAAGGGACCATTTATCGTGTGTTTTGCTACTCAGAAACATTCATCATTACACCAACAGAAATTATTAATCCAAATGATGAAAATCAGGAATTAACCTTCAGTATCAAATCTTTAATTGCTCGAGAAGAATTAAAAACAATTGTTAAACGGATGCAGCGTGGTAGAAGAGCTTCTGCAAAAGAAGGAAAATCTATCTCTCGCGTGCCAGCTTATGGATACTTACGAGATAATAACTTAAAACTTTATCCTGATCCTGAAAAAAGTTGGGTTATACCGATAATCTTCAAACTAATGGTAAATGGAATGGGAAGACAAGCAATCGCTCAAGAATTAGACAGGTTAGGTATTTCTCCCCCCAAAGGTGAATATTGGAATCCTTCAACTATCTCTTCCATTACAAAAAACGAAGTATATCTTGGTCACATTATTTGGGGAAAGATACGTTATACCAAACAAAATGGGAAATACATTCGAAAGAAAGTGCCGAAAGAAAGATGGCAACGACATGATAACGCTCATCCTCCACTTGTATCAGAAGAGTTATTTCAAAAGGCCAATATGGCTCACAGTAAACGCTGGAGACCTCCCACAATCAAAACAAAAAAACTTTCCAATCCATTGGCGGGCATCTTATTATGCGAACTATGTGGTCATTCCATGCTTTATCAGCCTCGAAAAGATCGACCTAATCCTCAAGTGCGTTGCGTACAGCCATCGTGTAAAGGGATTCAAAAAGGGGCTGCTTTGGCACTCGTTGAACAACGCATACTCGATGGATTACAACAAATTATTGAAAGCTTTGAGATACAAAAAAATATGGTAGAAAAAAAGCAGTCAAAAAATAATATTCAACTACAACAAAAGGCTGTAGAAAGAAAGGAGCAACAAGTTAATGATTTACAAAAACAAAAAAATAAACTTCATGATTTATTGGAGAAGGGGGTATACGATATTGAAACTTTTTTAGAACGACAAAAATCTATTGTACTACGTTTAAAAACTACCCAAGAAGAAATTGAACAACTTGAGCAAGAAATTAAATATATAGCAGAAAAAGAGAAACATATGCATGAGTTTGTTCCAAAAATACGTAATGTATTAGAAGCGTACTATGTAACAGAGGACATTGACAAGAAAAATCATCTTCTCAAATCAGTACTTGAAAAAGCAACTTACTTAAGAAAAACAACTTGGAACAGAAGAGATGAATTTGTCATAGAATTATACACCAAGATTTAA
- a CDS encoding recombinase family protein, with translation MKLSHILQPNMKAAFYGRHSTDKQDMDMQLNSVMEVIRKYDCIHTHSFLDKAVSARKNKITSRKELENMFEAAKRKEFDFVIVYKSDRLARDPLEHQTIRIVMKTLDIPIIISSTESVYNTDTDLIVQLMEDGFTKYEVDTIIARTRSGLENKAKQGKWLGGKPPFGYTYDKSSEQFIEHTEELCYVKEIFNLYVNGHGFQYIAHTLPNGSRRGKDWGKENVKAIVLNPFYCGLLSWRRQTDGKQNERDIWIEAPNHYVKPIISRTTWEACWRIYSEKRNGNMVPKHYKTSFLLQGLLSCEKCQELMKTKNQQTVSSTNKKYGGKIYFCPNCKLRIEADLLHDKVVNQTLTDVKISGFHNVYHAIEQKIQYEIQELNNNIQKHQRLYENHIIKLHNITEELKQRMKNNDDKRFLKSLAIYRSDVQRKLDGIIQQINNFKQQITLKEKVEKSKEIWLHTLNEVFQDDVKLQEISDMDKRRFLLPLIQSVSIKENKKRNEYDISLQLRTDFSKRDVKKQISLIL, from the coding sequence ATGAAGCTTTCTCATATATTACAACCAAATATGAAGGCTGCTTTTTATGGCCGTCATTCTACGGATAAACAAGACATGGATATGCAATTGAATTCGGTTATGGAAGTGATTCGCAAATATGATTGCATTCATACTCATTCTTTTCTTGATAAGGCTGTTTCTGCTCGTAAAAATAAAATTACAAGTAGGAAAGAACTTGAAAATATGTTCGAAGCGGCAAAAAGAAAAGAATTTGATTTTGTCATTGTTTATAAGAGTGATCGTTTGGCCAGAGATCCTCTTGAGCATCAAACGATACGTATTGTCATGAAGACACTAGATATTCCCATCATTATTAGTTCAACCGAGAGTGTGTACAATACTGATACTGACTTGATTGTGCAACTTATGGAAGATGGTTTTACTAAATATGAAGTTGACACCATTATAGCCAGAACACGATCAGGTTTAGAAAACAAAGCAAAACAAGGGAAATGGCTTGGTGGTAAGCCGCCATTTGGTTACACATATGATAAGAGTAGTGAGCAATTTATTGAACACACCGAAGAGCTTTGCTATGTAAAAGAAATCTTCAATTTATATGTAAATGGTCATGGGTTTCAGTATATTGCTCATACACTCCCTAACGGTTCCCGCCGCGGAAAAGATTGGGGGAAAGAGAATGTAAAGGCGATTGTGCTTAATCCTTTTTATTGTGGTTTATTATCATGGCGTCGACAAACAGATGGAAAGCAAAATGAAAGGGATATTTGGATTGAAGCCCCGAATCACTATGTGAAACCAATTATTTCACGAACGACATGGGAAGCATGTTGGCGTATATATTCAGAGAAACGTAATGGAAACATGGTGCCTAAGCATTATAAGACAAGTTTTCTGCTACAAGGGCTGCTTTCTTGTGAAAAGTGCCAAGAATTAATGAAAACAAAGAATCAACAAACAGTAAGCTCTACAAATAAAAAGTACGGAGGGAAAATTTATTTCTGCCCTAACTGTAAATTAAGAATAGAGGCAGACCTCCTTCATGATAAAGTAGTGAATCAAACACTTACTGATGTGAAAATAAGTGGATTTCATAATGTATATCATGCGATAGAACAAAAAATTCAGTATGAGATACAAGAACTGAATAACAATATTCAAAAACATCAGCGTCTCTACGAAAACCACATCATCAAGCTTCACAATATTACAGAAGAACTCAAACAGCGTATGAAAAATAATGACGATAAACGTTTTTTGAAGTCTTTGGCGATTTATCGTTCGGATGTACAGCGAAAACTAGATGGGATCATACAACAAATAAACAACTTTAAACAGCAAATCACCCTCAAAGAAAAAGTCGAGAAAAGTAAGGAAATATGGTTACATACTTTGAATGAAGTATTTCAAGATGATGTCAAGCTTCAAGAAATAAGCGATATGGATAAAAGACGATTTTTATTACCTCTCATTCAATCTGTATCCATTAAAGAAAATAAAAAGCGTAACGAGTATGATATTTCATTACAGTTACGAACCGATTTTTCAAAGCGTGATGTAAAAAAACAAATCAGCTTGATTTTGTAA
- a CDS encoding CcdC family protein, translating to MQTVIPATSLFLFIGALILVRRIRSMHKPTKGKGKRIILPLLFLTPGFVFFLNPGHVTYLQLLIAISLGIGLSIPLIIWSDYEIRNDGLIYTKKSPAFIITFALMIALRYYFRQHISIIDPGTLSMLIFLITICYLIPWRIACYIKFKKVLKQKNTSSM from the coding sequence ATGCAAACTGTTATACCAGCTACTTCTTTGTTTCTATTTATTGGCGCCCTCATTTTAGTGCGTAGAATTCGATCTATGCACAAACCAACTAAGGGAAAAGGAAAACGAATAATTCTTCCACTCCTATTCTTAACACCAGGATTTGTATTTTTTCTTAACCCTGGGCATGTAACATACCTTCAATTATTAATAGCTATTTCTTTAGGAATTGGTCTTTCTATTCCTCTTATTATATGGTCAGATTACGAAATACGAAATGATGGTTTAATTTATACGAAGAAAAGCCCTGCTTTTATAATTACTTTTGCTCTTATGATTGCTTTGCGTTATTATTTCCGACAACATATTTCTATCATTGATCCAGGTACACTCAGTATGTTAATTTTCTTAATTACTATTTGCTATTTAATTCCGTGGAGAATAGCTTGTTATATAAAGTTTAAAAAAGTTCTCAAGCAAAAAAATACATCCAGTATGTAG
- a CDS encoding recombinase family protein — translation MKTVAYYRSSIDSQENSIEMQQNSVLTRSIDMALIIDEEYIDEAVSARKIGLKKRSALQKLLQDIKNNNVETLFVFKRDRLARNVMEYYEIYQILRNKKINVILTAPNEPPVYYTPIGEYLELIMAGMAQREGEQIIERLKQTLKSNFQSGKNPGRLPYGFKWNKETKEIELIDEQVQIVKRIYQELVSGKYESLKELCSVLGLKENGKFWTSADIRKIALNPTYIGLRTMNIFGEDVTSKYERLSIIDKNTWEKACSIVTVLSPKKTHQDYVFEQVLFPLQDLLICSKCNESLQKVKARRKDNLKYKCLNHSSVYVFKSTIEPLVFERCKEYFHSLLTSHFYELFDRYEQDAKKQVKQKIQTIEEKIKLMNEKLITKVDTWYHETDAPYKEQKEIEIMALYDELAKYKKQKERVIQELSDVKQLREKISNYQSSISLSYDDIKENRQLGSFFQDLIQQVKTDGKNCEIVFKHPFLRTQEVLTS, via the coding sequence TTGAAGACCGTTGCATATTATAGAAGTTCAATTGATTCTCAGGAAAACTCAATCGAAATGCAACAAAATTCAGTTCTTACTCGCTCCATTGATATGGCATTGATTATCGATGAAGAATATATTGATGAAGCGGTATCAGCCCGAAAAATCGGTTTAAAAAAGCGTTCAGCCCTACAAAAATTATTACAAGATATCAAAAATAATAATGTCGAAACCTTATTTGTATTTAAGCGAGATCGACTAGCAAGAAATGTAATGGAGTATTATGAAATTTATCAAATACTAAGAAATAAGAAGATAAATGTTATTTTAACTGCACCAAATGAGCCACCAGTGTACTACACACCAATTGGTGAGTATCTTGAATTAATTATGGCGGGTATGGCCCAACGTGAAGGCGAACAAATTATTGAACGTTTAAAGCAAACATTAAAGTCAAATTTTCAAAGTGGTAAAAACCCAGGACGTCTTCCGTATGGTTTCAAATGGAATAAAGAAACGAAAGAAATTGAATTGATTGATGAACAGGTACAAATTGTTAAAAGGATTTATCAAGAGCTTGTATCGGGAAAATATGAATCCTTGAAAGAACTTTGTAGTGTATTAGGCTTGAAGGAAAACGGTAAGTTTTGGACTTCGGCTGATATAAGAAAAATTGCATTAAACCCGACATATATTGGATTGCGTACTATGAATATTTTTGGTGAAGATGTTACTAGTAAATATGAAAGACTTTCCATTATCGATAAGAATACATGGGAAAAAGCATGTAGTATTGTCACTGTTTTATCTCCCAAAAAGACTCACCAAGATTATGTATTCGAACAAGTGTTATTTCCATTGCAAGACTTGCTAATTTGTTCGAAATGTAATGAATCATTACAAAAAGTAAAGGCTAGAAGAAAAGACAATTTAAAATATAAATGTTTAAACCATTCTTCAGTTTACGTTTTTAAGAGTACAATCGAACCATTAGTCTTTGAACGCTGCAAAGAATATTTTCATAGCCTACTCACTTCTCATTTCTATGAATTATTTGATCGATATGAACAGGATGCTAAGAAGCAAGTAAAACAGAAAATACAAACCATTGAAGAGAAAATCAAGCTTATGAATGAAAAATTAATTACAAAAGTAGATACGTGGTATCACGAAACTGATGCACCTTATAAGGAACAGAAAGAAATCGAAATTATGGCTCTGTATGATGAGCTGGCAAAATATAAAAAACAAAAAGAACGGGTAATACAGGAATTAAGTGATGTAAAGCAATTACGTGAAAAGATAAGTAATTACCAATCCTCTATCTCATTGTCCTATGATGATATAAAGGAGAATCGACAGTTAGGTTCCTTTTTTCAAGATTTAATACAACAAGTTAAAACCGACGGAAAGAACTGCGAAATTGTTTTTAAACACCCATTCTTACGTACTCAAGAGGTGTTAACATCATGA
- a CDS encoding helix-turn-helix domain-containing protein — translation MHQGEIIAFYRKKLGLTQDKLGEGICSKTHISKIEKGTTDVSSEIITLLCKRLGIDISLEKNKFSDLHKKIYQWHDYLIKENDKQIERLKIEIEQVELLEKTIYYPLYQILESRYYLYKNDTNRCEKLLGILREKCKELPQFEMDMLHHVYGIFFIKSNQYQEALNYLKKINENIYNCKEYYYHLALTYFSLDFKVLSYSYASKALDYFREINHFKRIHDVKILMLMLIEDECIDDFSVIFDDYQKLLEVCNFFKDDFTKAKLYNNLAYQLYKREKFEESIQYYRQALFFKDQYTVSYLKSLHGYIRSGLMIDLSKKEIITMLNKGLGISKKIKNEYYNVLLKKYYLKLEDDESYYKYLEQIAFPFFLEKGKYEELENCGHELLVYYNNTGQYKKGINLAITLTKS, via the coding sequence ATGCACCAAGGAGAAATCATAGCTTTTTATAGAAAAAAGCTAGGTCTAACTCAAGATAAACTAGGTGAAGGTATCTGTTCGAAAACTCATATTAGCAAAATAGAAAAAGGTACGACAGATGTATCTTCCGAGATCATTACACTTTTGTGTAAAAGATTGGGGATTGATATATCTTTAGAAAAGAATAAATTTTCAGATTTACACAAAAAAATATATCAATGGCATGATTATCTTATTAAGGAAAATGATAAGCAAATAGAGAGGTTAAAAATCGAAATAGAACAAGTAGAGTTGCTAGAAAAAACCATTTACTATCCTCTTTATCAAATATTAGAATCTAGGTATTATTTGTATAAAAATGATACTAACAGATGTGAAAAATTGTTGGGGATTTTAAGGGAGAAATGCAAAGAATTACCTCAATTTGAAATGGATATGCTGCATCATGTATACGGAATTTTTTTTATTAAGAGTAATCAATATCAAGAGGCCTTAAATTATCTCAAGAAAATAAATGAAAATATTTACAATTGTAAAGAATACTATTATCATTTGGCACTTACCTATTTTTCTTTAGATTTTAAAGTCTTATCTTATTCTTATGCTAGTAAGGCATTGGATTATTTTAGAGAAATTAACCATTTTAAAAGAATTCATGATGTGAAAATATTAATGCTTATGTTAATAGAAGATGAGTGTATTGATGATTTTTCAGTAATTTTTGATGATTATCAAAAATTACTAGAGGTCTGTAATTTTTTTAAGGATGATTTTACTAAAGCTAAATTATATAATAATTTAGCTTATCAGTTATATAAAAGAGAAAAATTTGAGGAATCTATTCAATATTACAGGCAGGCTTTATTTTTTAAAGATCAATATACTGTTAGCTATTTAAAATCTTTACATGGTTATATTAGATCTGGATTAATGATTGACTTGTCGAAAAAAGAAATTATAACCATGTTGAATAAAGGATTAGGTATTTCTAAGAAAATAAAAAATGAATATTATAATGTTTTGTTGAAAAAATATTATTTAAAATTAGAAGATGATGAATCATATTATAAATACCTAGAACAAATTGCTTTCCCTTTTTTTTTAGAAAAAGGGAAATATGAGGAGTTAGAAAATTGTGGGCATGAATTACTTGTTTATTATAATAATACTGGGCAATATAAAAAGGGGATTAATTTAGCAATAACTTTAACAAAATCATAG